Genomic window (Aquimarina sp. BL5):
TTAGTGCAATTGGCGCATTTGGCTCTTGTACTGATTGGAGAAGGTGAGGTTTTCTATAAAGGAGAAAGAAGGAATACTGCCGATGTTTTTAAAGAACTAGGGCTTAAACCAATCGAGGTTAAAATTAGAGAAGGATTAGCATTAATGAATGGAACATCCGCAATGACTGGAATAGGTATTGTTAATGTTATTAATGCTCAGAAATTATTAGATTGGTCGATTAGCTGTTCCTCAGCAATAAATGAAATAGTAGAGGCTTATGATGATCATCTTTCAGAAGAATTGAATCATAGCAAGCTCCATTTAGGGCAGCAGGATGTTGCTCGTAAAATGAGAGAGCATTTATCAGATAGTAAACTTACCAGAGACCGCACAGAGCATTTGTATTCTGGTCAAAATGGAGATACTTATTTTAAAGAAAAGGTTCAGGAGTATTACTCACTTCGTTGTGTGCCTCAAATTTTAGGCCCGGTTTGTGACACCATAAAACACGTTGGTAGAATATTAATAGAAGAATTGAATTCTGCAAACGATAATCCTATCATTGATGTAGAAACCGAACATGTGTATCATGGTGGTAACTTTCACGGAGATTATGTTTCTTTAGAAATGGATAAGCTTAAGTTGGTAGTAACCAAATTATCAATGCTTGCAGAACGCCAATTAAACTATCTACTGAATTCTAAACTTAATGATATATTACCTCCTTTTGCTAATTTAGGGAAGCTTGGATTTAATTTCGGAATGCAAGGAATTCAATTCACTGCAGTTTCTACAACAGC
Coding sequences:
- the hutH gene encoding histidine ammonia-lyase, translating into MLKLKERLEIKDFLSVIFNDEKLAVDESIVKRVDDSFKFLEKFSQNKVIYGVNTGFGPMAQYKIDDKDRIELQFNLIRSHSSGTGKAMEPDFVKALMLARLNTLSLGKSGVNISVINGLKDLINNDVTPLIFEHGGVGASGDLVQLAHLALVLIGEGEVFYKGERRNTADVFKELGLKPIEVKIREGLALMNGTSAMTGIGIVNVINAQKLLDWSISCSSAINEIVEAYDDHLSEELNHSKLHLGQQDVARKMREHLSDSKLTRDRTEHLYSGQNGDTYFKEKVQEYYSLRCVPQILGPVCDTIKHVGRILIEELNSANDNPIIDVETEHVYHGGNFHGDYVSLEMDKLKLVVTKLSMLAERQLNYLLNSKLNDILPPFANLGKLGFNFGMQGIQFTAVSTTAENQMLSNPMYVHSIPNNNDNQDIVSMGTNAANITKTVIENTFEVLAIELMTIVQALEYLDFGDKLSSRTQKLVEDIKKIVPPFTKDYITYPFVQKVKDFLKENDAY